The Oryzias latipes chromosome 9, ASM223467v1 region GCGTGTGGTTTAATGCGTGTTTAATGAAGTATTCAAAGGAGAAAGTAAGTGACATGCTTATGATGTAGGGGTGATGCTTTCGTACGGCGTCCTTGTGTCACGCTCTGGTCATTAGTAACGCCCATAGGGTGTCCACACAACTGATTGTCCGCCGAATTTCTACAAATGTGACTGCACTGTGAGGAGCTTTTACTCATCACCGGGTCCcaggattgggggggggggggttaaaacaaTTTCTGTGCCTCACATACTTCACCCTTATGTGTTGCATGAGTGTTTACCATAATTCATAGAAACAAATGTGCATGATCATGATCTCTGTGAGGGCTCATGGAGCACTCTACCACCTGGGTGTTTCCTGCTTGCCCCGTACAGGGGCCATTTGCCCCGCAGACAGCCCCGATCCACCCGTGAGGGCAGTTGTGGCTGAGgctttatcatttttatgttgattatgtTTCTCCAAATGAAAACGTGGCATAGATCCATCTGTTTGTCAGTGTATGTTAGCTGCATTAGCCTCAGCCGGATTCTGTCAGATTGGGCCAGAACAAGCTCACCATCACTGACACCAAGTAGGTTCAGAGTTCTCCAGGGCAGATCACAGACCCAGTTATTTTAACCACTAAAACTCAGTATTTGCCAACCTGTTGACAGATCCTTACAGTGATCTGACTGACAATGCAGCATTATTGTCCGTTCATCCACACAACTATCCAAATCTGTACTTGGGCCAGTACTTGACCTGTGTGCGTCCCGTAGCCGTTCCGGCTCGGACTGACTTGGCCTGTGGCGCTTTAGGGAGAGCTTTCCTCCTTTCTTTGCTCCTGTCTGTGATCGAGAAGCCGATCTGATCGTCATGAAGGCTGATCCTGGGTAAGAAGTGAGTGGAGATGTGTTGGGATTTGACTCGAGGGCTGGAGCCCATTTTTGCCTTCCCTCTCTTGTTGAGGGCCACAAACCATTCGCGGCCGGTCTTGTGGTTCCTGTGTACCACAGAGGCGTACGTGTTGTAGCTATTCTCCTGGAAACGCTCTCTGAACTTGCAGTCATCCGAGAACCATTCCTGAAATTACAGAAGAAAAACCAAAGGCATCAGAAGTTTGTACTTCCTCTGTTCTTTCTTATTTTGCAACTGAAAATGTTAATGAAGTTTTTTGACAGCCTTCAAATAAAGTCTCCAGGATTTAAGGTTATTTTTCCAGCAGCTCTTTACAAATCATGCCATCTACATTCCAGTCAAATCCTTTCCTTGTCATCTTTGTAGAGCAGCTAAACTGCTGCTCCCGTGGACATTGGCGAGTGTTTCTCACGCCAAATGATGGGCAGACTTGCCTGCTCTGTGCTGGGAGTGCAGCTGAAAGGATACACTAGCTACatgttttaaaccacaatgGTTTGTTCCACAGCAGATATGTCACTGAtggatttttagtttttttgttagaGGCCCACTCagattaaaaaggtttttttcttttgtttctaatgttttATCGTGGCAAGCCTCCAGCAGTGACGTAGGTGCAACAGGGGCGGGCATCAGTCTTTTcatctctgctccattctgatgaagacaaacagatccgtgaacgtctttgtttttcctggtcttagctggaatctggatcagaactggacggatggatggatctgacaCTGCtgcctttttgttgcaccgctaatgttagcttgggagtgtgaggggctgtaagctagcaggagagagagcataaacaaagtgatgatgggaaatgagtgccaGGTTgctttctgatgaactcctgccgctcttcagaaactatgtcctagaaatcgacacaggtttttggagtctggctaaaaacggcatcatcatcatcattgaaAGACGACTGAGAAAGCTTTGACAACAAATCAGAAGATGGGACTTTAAATGTCTATTTTCAATcttcttttcattcttttgtgtttctgacCAACCTCTCAGCTTTGAAAGCCGCCaatcacagttttattttttttatttaacctttatttacccaggaaatgtccacaataaattacatttacaataaaaatgtaaacatttaaaaggtaaaataaatcagggggggggggtgctcctTCTGGGTATTTCTTGTTCATACCTTCAGTTTCACATCATTTACAATTACTGTACGTGGTCATATGTGTAGTTGTTGCTCTGAAGACAGCCACAGCTTCATGAGGTGTTTTACACATTCATGACAGAGTGAGTCATGTTCcttcatgttctgtttttgtctccTTTTCCTTCATGGATGAGTTTGGGGTTAGGCAGGGTTTGACACTGCAGCTGAAAACAACAGAATCCTGGACCCCAACGTCCTCCAGAGGAGCAGCATCCGTCCATCCTGCTGATCTGCTGGCTGCAGCCTTCCATCCCTGCAGATGGGATTTCAGCTGACTGGCTCAAGCTTCTCAGTAGgaaaacaatgattttttttcttgaaacatacttttttttaaaaagaaaatccagaacatTGGGACaagatgaagacatgaaagttTCTGTTTACACTGCACCTCATCTGAGGACATATAAGCAGAAATGTATTCCATGTTCTTCCGTCGTGACTAAAAATATCTGGGCTGGGAACGTCTGACATGGTACCCACGATGCCTGTATGACTTCCCTGTACTCCTCCAGCCattttgaagtaaaacaaacaGTTCTGCTTTGCTGATGAATGCAGCACAGCAGAAAATGATGCCATTACAGCATTTGGTAAACATGTCAGTCAGAGGACGGGCCCCTGCAGCCGCTGCAGGGGAAGCACAACGTTCCTCAGACTGAAGTTCCTTTCGGCTGTTGTTTTTAAGGAGACTAGAAAATTGCTCCACACTAGCGAGTGATTGCTATGGGTGGGTAGAAGTGATTTCACAGAATGTTACTACTGAGCAGCACAGCAGCTCTGGTTCCAGTCGGGGAAGGAGACGTTTGGAAACAAACCCACTGTGGCATGAACGCATGCTCTCACACAGAGGCACGTAGGCACTCACGGCACCCAGACCATAAAGGAGCCGAGGC contains the following coding sequences:
- the fgf5 gene encoding fibroblast growth factor 5, which encodes MNVVLFLLIAALSICGGEDLLEERVRSGRRTCRLYCRVGIGFHLQIHPDGRVNGSHEPNHLSVLQLVAISQGVIGIKGVYSNRFLAMNKRGWLHATEWFSDDCKFRERFQENSYNTYASVVHRNHKTGREWFVALNKRGKAKMGSSPRVKSQHISTHFLPRISLHDDQIGFSITDRSKERRKALPKAPQAKSVRAGTATGRTQVKYWPKYRFG